From Deinococcus reticulitermitis, the proteins below share one genomic window:
- a CDS encoding WD40 repeat domain-containing protein produces MFRLSLLLALALTPAASALAPTNLAPVAVQPDWQRAGSFLLGFTEAGELVTRRDTSATLDILDAATGQPGRTIVFPEVPNPREVSALAFTPDLKTLAWVNSKGDAVTVRTPSGEWTTPPANGVQLVRRLALSPDGQTLAVSTYNSYVQLWDTARRTRRHTLLRMTDPLAFSPDGRTLAATRVFASGITLWNVATGGRQLDLPQLAAPARPLRFLPDGTLLAGKTRTTLDLSRLEQGDIGFTTQAFAPYLEACPPGSPWKLCRRDPRTGSASRDGERFLMGIFRTPQFRATGLLYDKAGRLLQVLDVGESNLPELTPDGRRLVWQSLRGELLSGPLSP; encoded by the coding sequence ATGTTCCGTCTCTCTCTCCTGCTGGCGCTGGCGCTGACCCCGGCGGCCTCGGCTCTGGCGCCCACCAACCTCGCGCCCGTCGCCGTCCAGCCCGACTGGCAGCGGGCCGGCAGCTTTCTCCTCGGCTTCACGGAGGCGGGCGAGCTGGTCACGCGGCGGGACACCTCGGCCACGCTCGACATTCTGGACGCCGCCACCGGGCAGCCGGGGCGCACCATCGTCTTTCCCGAGGTTCCCAACCCGCGCGAGGTCTCGGCCCTCGCCTTCACACCTGACCTGAAAACGCTGGCCTGGGTGAACAGCAAAGGCGACGCCGTGACCGTCCGCACCCCGAGCGGCGAGTGGACGACCCCGCCCGCGAACGGCGTGCAACTCGTGCGGCGGCTGGCCCTGAGTCCGGACGGCCAGACGCTGGCGGTCTCCACCTACAACAGCTACGTGCAGCTCTGGGACACCGCCCGCCGCACGCGCCGGCACACGCTGCTGCGGATGACCGATCCGCTCGCCTTCAGCCCCGACGGGCGGACCCTGGCCGCGACCAGGGTGTTCGCCAGCGGAATTACCCTCTGGAACGTGGCGACGGGGGGGAGGCAGCTCGACCTGCCGCAGCTCGCAGCGCCCGCGCGCCCGCTGCGGTTCCTGCCGGATGGCACGCTGCTGGCGGGCAAGACCCGTACTACGTTGGATTTGAGCCGTCTGGAACAGGGAGATATCGGCTTCACCACGCAGGCCTTCGCTCCCTACCTCGAGGCCTGCCCGCCCGGTTCGCCCTGGAAACTCTGCCGCCGTGATCCCCGCACCGGCAGCGCGAGCCGGGACGGCGAACGCTTTCTGATGGGCATTTTCCGCACGCCCCAGTTCCGGGCGACCGGCCTGCTCTACGACAAAGCCGGTAGGCTCCTTCAAGTCCTCGACGTGGGCGAGAGCAACCTGCCCGAGCTGACGCCGGATGGTCGGCGGCTCGTCTGGCAGTCGCTCCGGGGTGAGCTGCTGAGCGGACCGCTGAGCCCCTGA
- a CDS encoding malate synthase A: MDALTVFLAPAAHALAERLHAELRAEWEALTGPTPPQGRAPDVPASFRAAPVPDDLRTRRAELIVEASDAVSLRAALRGDADAVVVDFDDTFSPTPENVARAYALLADEVGRSEGALLCRPRALYATEPHLNFGGPAIAALCDLAAALTARPERPLHLYVPKLETVAEAGFWDRAITLAEEALGWAPNTVRVCLQIETFPGLLNAEALLGVLCRRAYGLNAGRWDYVFSLIKHLGQTRTVPLPPRSGLTMEMDAMRAYAEGLVQVCRAHGAEAIGGTASFAPDPADPQPALAAVLADKQREAAQGFTAAWAGLPELLDPVRQGFQSEGPPPAPVDPTRLAARLTELPDPGPLRLGDVREALDIALGVFAAWYEGRGVLVRQGRIEDTATAELARAGLWQWVRVGAALEGGGTLSRERYLAERRVRMPDGERPARLLDHLVLAERCPAYFPQEARRLEEPR, from the coding sequence GTGGACGCCTTGACCGTCTTTCTCGCCCCCGCCGCGCACGCCCTCGCCGAGCGGCTGCACGCCGAGCTGCGCGCCGAGTGGGAAGCCCTGACCGGCCCCACCCCGCCGCAGGGCCGCGCGCCGGACGTGCCCGCCAGTTTCCGCGCCGCCCCCGTTCCAGATGACCTCCGCACCCGCCGCGCCGAATTGATCGTGGAGGCGTCGGACGCTGTGTCCCTGCGCGCAGCCCTGCGGGGAGACGCCGACGCGGTGGTGGTGGACTTCGACGACACCTTTTCGCCCACCCCGGAGAATGTGGCGCGCGCCTACGCCCTGCTCGCGGACGAGGTGGGCCGGAGCGAGGGGGCGCTGCTGTGCCGGCCCCGCGCGCTTTACGCTACCGAGCCCCATCTAAACTTCGGCGGCCCGGCAATCGCCGCGCTGTGTGACCTCGCCGCTGCGCTGACCGCGCGCCCGGAGCGGCCCCTGCATCTGTATGTTCCCAAGCTCGAAACGGTGGCCGAGGCGGGGTTCTGGGACCGGGCCATCACGCTCGCCGAGGAGGCGCTCGGCTGGGCGCCGAACACGGTGCGGGTCTGCCTCCAGATCGAGACCTTTCCGGGCCTGCTGAATGCCGAGGCGCTGCTCGGGGTTCTCTGCCGCCGCGCCTACGGCCTGAACGCCGGGCGCTGGGACTACGTGTTCAGCCTGATCAAGCACCTGGGGCAAACGCGGACCGTGCCGCTGCCCCCACGCTCCGGCCTCACGATGGAGATGGACGCGATGCGGGCCTACGCCGAGGGGCTCGTGCAGGTCTGCCGCGCGCACGGCGCCGAGGCCATCGGTGGAACGGCCTCCTTCGCGCCGGACCCCGCCGACCCGCAGCCCGCGCTCGCCGCCGTGCTCGCCGACAAGCAGCGCGAGGCCGCGCAGGGCTTCACCGCCGCCTGGGCCGGCTTACCCGAACTGCTCGACCCGGTCCGGCAGGGCTTTCAGAGCGAGGGGCCGCCGCCCGCCCCGGTGGACCCCACCCGCCTCGCTGCCCGCCTCACCGAGCTGCCCGACCCCGGCCCGCTGCGGCTCGGGGACGTACGTGAGGCCCTGGACATCGCGCTGGGCGTCTTCGCGGCGTGGTACGAGGGGCGGGGCGTCCTCGTCCGTCAGGGCCGCATCGAGGACACCGCCACCGCCGAACTCGCCCGCGCGGGGCTGTGGCAGTGGGTGCGGGTGGGCGCGGCGCTGGAGGGCGGGGGCACGCTCAGCCGTGAGCGCTACCTTGCGGAGCGGCGCGTGCGGATGCCCGACGGGGAACGCCCGGCCCGATTGCTCGACCACCTCGTCCTCGCCGAGCGCTGCCCGGCCTACTTCCCGCAGGAGGCGAGGCGATTGGAGGAACCGCGATGA
- a CDS encoding allantoinase, with product MSLDLLVRGGHVVTPQGVRRADLGVRGGQIVALAEEVSEAAAQELDASGLHVFPGVVDAHVHLNEPGRTHWEGFTTGTQALAAGGATTFFDMPLNSSPPLLTRARFEEKARLGEQKSLIDFALWGGLTPLNLGDLESLAEAGVIGFKAFMSHSGLDEFPAADDLTLYEGMRLARRWGRIVATHAESDEFTRRLTEIARSGGKKGVRDYLQTRPVVTEVEAVGRALLFAEETGAALHLVHVSSGRAVALAFEGRQRGIDVSIETCPHYLHFTDEDAERVGAALKCAPPLRGGEVQEALWRELLAGHIDTVGSDHSPAPPDLKTSDDFFALWGGISGAQSTLSVLLTDAYAARGLPLEAVAALVALNPASRFRLPQRGRLEVGADADFALVRLEERWTLETLHDRWAQNPYRGQTFQGRVEATYLRGQPVYAGGQFSPDVRGRLLRPQLG from the coding sequence GTGAGCCTCGACCTGCTCGTGCGCGGCGGCCACGTCGTCACCCCGCAGGGCGTGCGCCGCGCCGACCTCGGGGTGCGCGGCGGTCAGATCGTCGCCCTGGCGGAAGAGGTCAGCGAAGCCGCCGCGCAGGAGCTCGACGCGAGCGGGCTGCATGTGTTTCCCGGCGTCGTCGATGCCCACGTCCACCTCAACGAACCGGGCCGCACCCACTGGGAGGGCTTTACGACCGGCACCCAAGCGCTCGCGGCGGGCGGCGCCACCACCTTCTTCGACATGCCGCTCAACTCCTCGCCGCCGCTGCTCACCCGCGCGCGCTTCGAGGAAAAAGCCCGGCTCGGCGAGCAGAAATCGCTGATCGACTTCGCGCTGTGGGGTGGGCTGACCCCGCTGAACCTCGGCGACCTCGAAAGCCTGGCCGAAGCCGGTGTGATCGGTTTCAAGGCATTCATGTCACATAGCGGCCTCGACGAGTTTCCCGCCGCCGACGACCTCACGCTCTACGAAGGAATGCGCCTCGCCAGACGCTGGGGCCGGATCGTCGCCACCCACGCCGAGAGCGACGAATTCACCCGCCGCCTGACCGAAATCGCGCGGAGCGGGGGCAAAAAGGGCGTGCGCGACTACCTCCAGACCCGCCCGGTGGTCACCGAAGTCGAGGCGGTGGGGCGCGCGCTCCTCTTCGCCGAGGAGACGGGCGCGGCCCTTCACCTCGTCCACGTCTCCTCCGGGCGGGCGGTGGCGCTCGCCTTCGAGGGCAGGCAGCGGGGCATCGACGTGTCCATCGAGACCTGCCCCCACTACCTCCACTTCACCGACGAGGACGCCGAGCGCGTCGGCGCGGCCCTCAAATGCGCGCCCCCGCTGCGGGGGGGAGAAGTGCAGGAAGCCCTGTGGCGCGAACTGCTCGCCGGCCACATCGACACCGTGGGCTCGGACCACTCGCCCGCCCCCCCCGACCTGAAGACGAGCGACGACTTTTTCGCCCTCTGGGGCGGCATCAGCGGCGCGCAGAGCACCCTGAGCGTGCTGCTGACCGACGCCTACGCCGCGCGCGGCCTGCCCCTCGAAGCGGTGGCGGCTCTCGTCGCCCTGAATCCGGCAAGTCGCTTCCGTCTCCCGCAGAGAGGCCGGCTGGAAGTCGGCGCCGACGCCGATTTCGCCCTCGTGCGGCTGGAGGAGCGCTGGACGCTGGAGACCCTGCACGACCGCTGGGCACAGAATCCGTACCGGGGCCAGACCTTCCAGGGCCGCGTGGAGGCGACGTACCTGCGCGGGCAGCCGGTGTACGCGGGCGGGCAGTTCTCCCCTGACGTGCGGGGCCGGCTCCTGCGTCCTCAGCTCGGCTGA
- a CDS encoding carbohydrate ABC transporter permease: MTAPPVPTVAAPPARRSGPRLGQLGTYLLLGLATLFFLLPIYLLFATALKTPGAISEATSWQWPAALNWASFAEAWAKIGGNVGNSLFLAVTATLLSAMLGSLNGYALSKWKFRGANVLFALMLFGMFIPYQAVLIPLFQFIKALGLYGNIWGLILAHVVYGLPITTLIFRNFYADVPDALVEAATIDGAGFWQIYRRVIFPISIPGFVVVIIWQFTQVWNEFLFAATLTNTSSQPVTYALSQLAGGQAVSWNLPMAGAILAALPTLLVYILLGRYFVRGLLAGSVKG; the protein is encoded by the coding sequence ATGACCGCGCCGCCCGTCCCCACCGTCGCCGCGCCCCCAGCCCGCCGCTCCGGCCCGCGCCTGGGCCAGCTCGGGACCTACCTGCTGCTCGGGCTCGCCACGCTGTTTTTCCTGCTGCCGATCTATCTGCTGTTCGCCACGGCGCTCAAGACCCCCGGCGCGATCAGCGAGGCCACCTCCTGGCAGTGGCCGGCGGCGCTGAACTGGGCGAGCTTTGCCGAGGCGTGGGCCAAGATCGGCGGCAATGTCGGCAACTCGCTGTTTCTGGCGGTGACGGCGACGCTGCTCAGCGCGATGCTCGGCAGCCTGAACGGCTACGCGCTCTCCAAGTGGAAGTTCCGGGGCGCCAACGTGCTGTTCGCGCTGATGCTGTTCGGGATGTTCATTCCGTATCAGGCGGTGCTGATTCCCCTCTTCCAGTTCATCAAGGCGCTCGGGCTCTACGGCAACATCTGGGGTCTGATCCTCGCGCACGTGGTGTACGGTCTGCCGATCACCACCCTGATCTTCCGCAACTTCTACGCCGACGTGCCCGACGCGCTCGTCGAGGCCGCCACCATCGACGGCGCGGGCTTCTGGCAGATCTACCGCCGGGTCATTTTCCCGATCTCGATTCCCGGCTTCGTCGTGGTGATCATCTGGCAGTTCACGCAGGTCTGGAACGAGTTCCTGTTCGCGGCCACCTTGACGAACACCTCATCGCAGCCGGTCACCTACGCGCTCTCGCAGCTCGCGGGCGGGCAGGCGGTGTCGTGGAACCTGCCGATGGCGGGGGCGATTCTCGCGGCGCTGCCGACGCTGCTCGTCTACATCCTGCTCGGGCGCTACTTCGTGCGGGGGCTGCTGGCCGGGAGTGTGAAGGGGTAG
- a CDS encoding carbohydrate ABC transporter permease — protein MKLSRDRLWALLVLLPSLILVAVFVYGFIGRTVYVSMTNWGLDPAQALALDPQIKFTGLDNYRELFSGFLQSRFRQELVSTLFFTLFFILGCLGVGLGLALLLDRNPRGEGLWRTIFLFPMSLSFIVTGTIWRWMLQPAGGVNQLPTAFGAQPGTFGWLTSTEALWKFDWNRLPLITAGVVGLVLTYLAVQAGRRGDRTRAIVAGLCAALLLGWAVFAGPNLKLLPAPELHGFNLALIGIVLAAVWQMSGYTMALYLAGLRGVPEELREAARVDGANDVQMYRRVIFPLLAPITLSAMIILGHISLKIFDLVYAMAGPDNTFTSVPALNMYLTSFRQNQFALGAAIGTILLILVAFVIVPYLASAFRSEEGHA, from the coding sequence TTGAAACTCAGTAGAGACCGCCTGTGGGCGCTGCTCGTGCTGCTGCCGAGCCTGATTCTGGTGGCGGTGTTCGTCTACGGCTTCATCGGGCGCACGGTGTATGTCTCGATGACCAACTGGGGCCTCGACCCGGCGCAGGCGCTGGCGCTCGATCCCCAGATCAAGTTCACCGGCCTGGACAACTACCGCGAGCTGTTCAGTGGCTTCCTCCAGTCGCGCTTTCGCCAGGAGCTCGTCAGCACGCTGTTTTTCACGCTGTTTTTCATCCTGGGGTGCCTGGGGGTGGGGCTGGGGCTCGCGCTGCTGCTCGACCGCAATCCGCGCGGCGAGGGGCTGTGGCGCACCATCTTCCTCTTTCCGATGAGCCTGAGCTTCATCGTGACCGGCACGATCTGGCGCTGGATGCTGCAACCGGCGGGCGGGGTCAACCAGCTCCCGACGGCGTTTGGCGCTCAGCCCGGCACCTTCGGCTGGCTGACGAGCACCGAGGCGCTGTGGAAGTTCGACTGGAACCGCCTGCCTCTGATCACGGCGGGGGTGGTGGGGCTGGTGCTCACGTATCTGGCGGTGCAGGCCGGGCGGCGGGGAGACCGGACGCGCGCCATCGTGGCGGGGTTGTGCGCCGCACTGCTGCTCGGCTGGGCGGTGTTCGCCGGACCGAACCTGAAGCTCCTGCCGGCGCCCGAACTCCACGGCTTCAACCTCGCGCTGATCGGCATCGTGCTCGCCGCCGTGTGGCAGATGAGCGGCTACACGATGGCGCTCTACCTCGCCGGGCTGCGCGGCGTGCCCGAGGAGCTGCGCGAGGCGGCGCGGGTGGACGGCGCGAACGACGTGCAGATGTACCGCCGGGTGATTTTTCCGCTGCTCGCGCCGATCACCCTGAGCGCGATGATCATCCTCGGGCACATCAGCCTCAAGATCTTTGACCTCGTGTACGCGATGGCGGGGCCGGACAACACCTTTACCAGCGTGCCGGCGCTGAACATGTACCTGACGAGCTTCCGGCAAAACCAGTTCGCGCTCGGGGCCGCCATCGGAACCATTCTGCTCATTCTGGTGGCGTTCGTGATCGTGCCGTATCTGGCGAGTGCCTTTCGCAGCGAGGAGGGCCACGCATGA
- a CDS encoding GNAT family N-acetyltransferase, translated as MKEFPPLPLPTLRLRTGTPADLPRLAALLTEVHPDLPVAVETLERRAARRSPGEPFECQLVEHEGRLLGMAEVRVPSDEDHPGWLNVEFATLEPALAPVLLTLAEALAQSQGAHTLITTVLDSWWEKLLYEERGYHEHDRMWPSTLDLTALDFSRFAGQEAKARASGVVLRPLSSFGIFDEAGQRRLHRLWSAVERDIPSAVPLSEWSFETWQRHVLPGLEGREGGLWLAEAPGGDWVGLTGLYEPIPSRPGTLHNDLTGVRPEWRGHSLGLALKLAAARAALERGFTHVRTSNHSLNLPMLAINDALGFVRKTARIILMKKVGEENPGGSDR; from the coding sequence ATGAAAGAGTTTCCCCCGCTTCCGCTGCCCACGCTGCGTCTGCGGACCGGCACGCCCGCCGATCTGCCGCGTCTGGCGGCGCTGCTGACCGAGGTTCACCCGGACTTGCCGGTAGCTGTAGAGACGCTCGAACGCCGCGCGGCCCGGCGCTCTCCGGGAGAGCCCTTCGAGTGCCAACTCGTGGAACATGAGGGCCGGCTCCTCGGGATGGCCGAGGTCCGCGTGCCGAGCGATGAGGACCACCCCGGCTGGCTGAACGTGGAGTTCGCCACGCTGGAGCCCGCCCTGGCCCCGGTCCTGCTGACGCTGGCCGAAGCCCTGGCACAGTCCCAGGGTGCCCACACCCTGATCACCACCGTTCTGGACTCCTGGTGGGAAAAGCTGCTCTACGAGGAGCGGGGCTACCACGAGCACGACCGGATGTGGCCGAGTACCCTCGACCTGACCGCCCTGGATTTCAGCCGTTTTGCCGGGCAGGAGGCCAAAGCGCGGGCGTCGGGCGTGGTGCTGCGGCCCCTCTCCAGCTTCGGGATATTTGACGAGGCGGGGCAACGCCGGCTGCACCGGCTCTGGTCCGCCGTCGAGCGCGACATTCCCAGCGCCGTGCCCCTGAGCGAGTGGTCTTTCGAAACCTGGCAGCGCCACGTGCTGCCCGGCCTCGAAGGGCGTGAGGGCGGCCTCTGGCTGGCTGAGGCTCCCGGGGGCGACTGGGTGGGCCTGACCGGGCTCTATGAACCGATTCCCAGTCGCCCCGGCACGCTGCACAACGACCTGACCGGGGTGCGGCCCGAATGGCGTGGGCACTCGCTGGGCCTGGCACTGAAACTGGCGGCGGCCCGCGCGGCGCTGGAACGGGGCTTCACCCACGTCCGCACCAGCAACCACAGCCTCAACCTGCCTATGCTGGCCATCAACGACGCGCTCGGCTTCGTGCGGAAGACGGCGCGAATCATCCTGATGAAGAAGGTGGGGGAAGAAAACCCGGGGGGCAGTGACCGGTAA
- a CDS encoding allantoate amidohydrolase, with the protein MNDQPQEAALQRDGLSRLTAEVLAACDALACQSEVEGGISRPFLCPTTRQVHAFLSAWATRLGMTTRVDAVGNLRSRLESPVPNAPTLYLGSHLDTVPNAGKYDGVLGVVLGYALVEALADQAAELPYAIEVLGFSEEEGVRYGVSFIGSRALVGTVDDALLDLTDPEGVRVRDAIGGFGLDLAELAGAEAAPNSLGYFEIHIEQGPVLQDLGAEVGVVSAIVGQDRLSLHFTGRASHAGTTPMPLRRDALAAAARLIVGAEDLARAAPGLAATVGMIEARPGAGNVVPGEVTCSLDVRHADDAARRVALDELLALAEREASARGVEFRAEPRMTERAVPMSAPLRALLHQAAEEEGLVHPELVSGAGHDAQIMAGRMPAAMLFVRSPNGLSHHPDEQVNPQDVEAALRVGARFLVRLAESVRAGAEASA; encoded by the coding sequence ATGAATGACCAGCCCCAAGAAGCTGCCCTCCAGCGAGATGGGCTCAGCCGCCTCACCGCCGAGGTGCTCGCCGCCTGCGACGCCCTGGCGTGTCAGAGCGAGGTGGAAGGCGGCATCTCCCGGCCCTTCCTGTGCCCGACGACCCGGCAAGTCCACGCCTTCCTCAGCGCCTGGGCCACGCGGCTCGGGATGACGACCCGGGTAGACGCGGTGGGCAACCTGCGCTCACGGTTGGAAAGTCCGGTGCCGAATGCGCCGACCCTCTACCTCGGCTCGCACCTCGACACGGTGCCGAATGCCGGTAAATACGACGGCGTCCTCGGGGTGGTGCTCGGCTATGCGCTGGTGGAGGCGCTGGCGGATCAGGCGGCGGAGCTGCCCTACGCCATCGAGGTGCTCGGCTTTTCCGAGGAAGAGGGGGTGCGTTACGGCGTCTCGTTTATCGGCAGTCGGGCGCTCGTGGGCACGGTGGACGACGCGCTGCTCGATCTCACCGACCCTGAAGGGGTGCGGGTGCGCGACGCGATTGGGGGGTTCGGACTCGACCTTGCGGAGTTGGCGGGGGCCGAGGCGGCGCCGAACAGCCTCGGTTACTTCGAGATCCACATCGAGCAGGGGCCGGTCTTGCAAGACCTCGGGGCGGAGGTGGGCGTGGTGAGCGCCATCGTGGGTCAGGACCGCCTGAGCCTGCACTTCACGGGCCGCGCCTCGCACGCGGGGACCACGCCGATGCCTCTGCGCCGCGACGCGCTGGCCGCCGCCGCCCGGCTGATCGTGGGGGCCGAGGACCTGGCCCGCGCCGCGCCGGGACTCGCCGCCACCGTCGGCATGATCGAGGCGCGGCCCGGCGCCGGCAACGTCGTGCCGGGTGAGGTGACCTGCTCGCTCGATGTCCGGCACGCCGACGACGCGGCCCGGCGGGTGGCCCTCGACGAACTGCTCGCCCTCGCCGAACGGGAAGCCTCCGCGCGCGGAGTCGAGTTCCGCGCCGAGCCGCGCATGACCGAACGGGCCGTGCCGATGTCGGCCCCCCTGCGGGCGCTGCTCCATCAAGCCGCCGAGGAGGAAGGCCTCGTGCACCCTGAACTCGTGAGCGGCGCCGGCCACGACGCTCAGATCATGGCGGGGCGGATGCCGGCAGCGATGCTGTTCGTGCGCTCGCCCAACGGCCTGAGCCACCACCCCGACGAGCAGGTGAACCCGCAGGACGTGGAGGCGGCGCTGCGCGTCGGCGCGCGCTTCCTCGTCCGCCTCGCCGAGTCGGTGCGGGCGGGGGCGGAGGCGAGCGCGTGA
- a CDS encoding IclR family transcriptional regulator: MTDLAPEQKTARQKTGRTRSGDAGSVRTLERGLSVLSALAELRQASLTQIAKRAGLSASTAYRLLETLRQQGYVEWEERTGLFSVGLRAYQVGAAFSERNALLGAAQGEMRSLVDDLNETANLAVLRGPEAVYVHQVEARQMMRMFTQIGAAAPLHCSGVGKVLAAWLPEAEVRARLGEGPFPAYTPNSITTLPAYLKELREVRAQGYALDDEERELGVRCLATPVHDAARAVVGSLSISAPTSRFPREQVPAMLERVQDASRQISLRLGWTP, translated from the coding sequence GTGACCGACCTGGCCCCCGAACAGAAGACTGCCAGACAGAAGACGGGGCGCACCCGCAGCGGCGACGCGGGCAGCGTGCGCACGCTGGAGCGCGGGCTGAGCGTGCTCTCGGCCCTCGCCGAGTTGCGCCAGGCCTCGCTCACCCAGATCGCCAAGCGCGCGGGCCTGTCGGCGAGCACCGCCTACCGCCTGCTCGAAACCCTGCGCCAGCAAGGTTACGTCGAGTGGGAGGAGCGCACGGGGCTGTTCAGTGTGGGCCTCCGCGCCTATCAGGTGGGCGCGGCCTTCAGCGAGCGCAACGCGCTGCTCGGCGCGGCGCAGGGCGAGATGCGTTCGCTTGTGGACGACCTCAACGAGACCGCCAACCTCGCGGTGCTGCGCGGCCCGGAAGCGGTCTACGTGCATCAGGTGGAAGCCCGCCAGATGATGCGGATGTTCACCCAGATCGGCGCCGCCGCGCCGCTGCACTGCTCGGGGGTGGGCAAGGTGCTCGCCGCTTGGCTTCCCGAAGCCGAGGTGCGCGCCCGGCTCGGCGAGGGGCCGTTTCCCGCCTACACGCCCAATTCCATCACCACGCTCCCCGCCTATCTCAAGGAGTTGCGTGAGGTCCGCGCGCAGGGGTACGCCCTCGACGACGAGGAACGCGAACTCGGCGTGCGCTGCCTCGCTACGCCCGTTCACGACGCCGCGCGCGCGGTGGTGGGCTCGCTGAGCATCTCGGCGCCGACCTCGCGCTTTCCCCGCGAGCAGGTGCCGGCGATGCTCGAGCGCGTGCAGGACGCGAGCCGCCAGATCTCGCTGCGGCTGGGGTGGACGCCTTGA
- a CDS encoding ABC transporter substrate-binding protein — MKKALLLSLTLAAATQASAAGKLEIFSWWSGDEGPALNALVKLYEQRYPGVKVDNATVSGGAGTNAKAVLKTRMLGGTPPDSFQVHAGQELTGTWVVANRMEDLSGIYKSEGWDKAFPKDLVSLLTYKGGKWSVPVNVHRSNVMWFVPGKLKAWGVTAPKSWSEFLSTCSKLKAKGVQAPLSLGENWTQQHLWESVAVGVLGVKGWNDLWDGKLKFTDPRVQSVFTTYGKVLDCANKDASSLSWQQATDRVISGQSAFNIMGDWAAGYLTTTKKLKPGSDFSWAPSPGTSGTFVFLADSFGLPKGAKNRAEALNWLRLMGSKAGQDAFNPLKGSIAARTDSDLKKYSVYGQSAAKDWRSNKIVGSLAHGVVAPESFMSAFGTVMDQFAASRSAQGAAAAAQQLADRAGVGK, encoded by the coding sequence ATGAAAAAAGCCCTGCTGCTTTCGCTCACCCTCGCTGCCGCCACGCAGGCCTCGGCGGCGGGCAAGCTCGAAATCTTCTCGTGGTGGTCCGGGGACGAGGGACCGGCCCTGAACGCCCTGGTCAAGCTCTACGAGCAGCGTTACCCCGGCGTGAAGGTGGACAACGCGACCGTCTCGGGGGGCGCGGGCACCAACGCCAAGGCCGTGCTCAAGACCCGGATGCTCGGCGGCACGCCGCCCGACTCGTTTCAGGTGCACGCCGGGCAGGAACTCACGGGGACGTGGGTGGTGGCCAACCGGATGGAAGACCTCTCGGGCATATACAAGTCCGAGGGCTGGGACAAGGCGTTTCCCAAAGACCTTGTGTCGCTGCTTACCTACAAGGGCGGCAAGTGGAGCGTGCCAGTTAACGTACACCGCTCGAACGTGATGTGGTTCGTGCCGGGCAAGCTCAAGGCCTGGGGCGTCACGGCGCCGAAAAGCTGGAGCGAGTTCCTGAGCACCTGCTCGAAGCTCAAGGCCAAGGGGGTGCAGGCGCCGCTCTCGCTCGGGGAGAACTGGACGCAGCAGCACCTGTGGGAGTCGGTGGCCGTCGGGGTGCTCGGCGTGAAAGGCTGGAATGACCTGTGGGATGGCAAGCTCAAGTTCACCGACCCGCGCGTGCAGAGCGTGTTCACGACTTACGGCAAGGTGCTCGACTGCGCCAACAAGGACGCATCGAGCCTGAGCTGGCAACAGGCCACCGACCGCGTGATCAGCGGGCAGTCGGCCTTCAATATCATGGGTGACTGGGCCGCCGGCTACCTCACGACCACAAAGAAGCTGAAGCCCGGCAGCGACTTCAGCTGGGCGCCGAGCCCCGGTACGAGCGGCACCTTCGTTTTCCTCGCCGACTCGTTCGGACTGCCCAAAGGCGCCAAGAACCGCGCCGAGGCGCTGAACTGGCTGAGGCTGATGGGCTCGAAGGCCGGCCAGGACGCCTTCAATCCCCTCAAGGGCTCGATCGCCGCGCGCACCGATTCGGACCTGAAAAAATACAGCGTGTACGGCCAAAGCGCGGCCAAAGACTGGCGGAGCAACAAGATCGTGGGCAGCCTCGCGCACGGCGTGGTGGCGCCCGAGAGCTTCATGAGCGCCTTCGGAACCGTGATGGACCAGTTTGCCGCGAGCCGCAGCGCTCAGGGAGCTGCGGCCGCCGCGCAGCAGCTCGCCGACCGCGCGGGCGTAGGCAAGTAG
- a CDS encoding MaoC family dehydratase, giving the protein MTPASEAARDAFRRRREDALGLLHVGQTYTCRRTFTEGDVSAFCGVTGDFNPFHQDEVFATGALFGRRIVPGLLPGSLLTHIGGMLGFLAAEMHFEFLAPVYIGETVTCVVEVLEKGERRVRCGARMTNEAGKVVIQASFSGFPTWPRLHPDRVEPTDTAEPDPPALDV; this is encoded by the coding sequence ATGACCCCCGCCTCTGAAGCCGCCCGTGACGCCTTCCGGCGCCGCCGCGAGGACGCCCTCGGCCTGCTGCACGTCGGGCAGACCTACACCTGCCGCCGCACCTTTACCGAGGGCGACGTGTCGGCCTTTTGCGGCGTGACCGGCGACTTCAACCCCTTTCATCAGGACGAGGTGTTCGCCACAGGGGCGCTGTTCGGGCGGCGCATCGTGCCGGGGCTGCTGCCGGGCAGCCTGCTCACCCACATCGGCGGGATGCTGGGGTTTCTCGCCGCCGAGATGCACTTCGAATTCCTCGCGCCGGTCTATATAGGCGAGACGGTGACCTGCGTCGTGGAGGTGCTCGAAAAAGGCGAGCGGCGGGTGCGGTGCGGCGCCCGGATGACGAACGAGGCGGGAAAAGTCGTCATCCAGGCGAGCTTCAGCGGCTTCCCCACCTGGCCGCGCCTGCACCCGGACCGGGTGGAGCCGACGGACACGGCGGAGCCTGACCCTCCGGCCCTTGACGTTTAG